CTTTAAAGTGAGACGCTCACCGttgattttcaagaaaatgtctgccaaataccTGAGTAATCATGGTTTATCTGTCAGTCATCTCTTTAGGTGAAATCTTCACTCAAAAAGTGGTTTCGTTCAGCCCCAAACTCAAACAATAGAAGAGGTGCTTCTCAAGACGATACAATATCTACAGAAATGCTCTCTGTAACACTTCCTACTCTGTCACACAGGATATTAAAATGACATATATTTGGTGATTAAGATTTAGTAAAATTGGTAATTTCTACTGTTATTAGGACATTATTGAGTAaaactagattttcttttttttttttcgaaagCACATTTATGTACAAGTGCATTGGCAGGGAAAACCACACTACTAGCCCGTACGGTTTGATTTACGCTAAGGCTCCAGCAGCAGTGTCAGCCGCCATTGCTCATACACCCTCAGTGCAAATACCAACACGGTGAAAAAAGTCAGGCACATCTCAGTGTTCTGAAAGAGTTTTGACCTTGCGGATTCTCTGAAAGGGCCTCAAGTACCACCAAGAGGCGCGAGGGATCACACTTTTGAGAACCGTTGATCCAGGTCAAGAATACCTCTCAGAGGAGTGAAAGTTTCCTCCAATtctcttaacaacaacaaaattagtTGCTGTGCAGTACTGTAGTTAAACAAATTATGATTTCTTCAGCCATTCACGTATCCTCATTTCCTACAAACACATCCTTGCCTATTGTTGGACATCTGGGAAACCTCAGTCTTACCAGCCACCAATCCATCTCTCAGACTTACAATCAGTATCTCAGTGTGATACTCCTACTGATCCTGGATAGGGCCTGTACTTGGTCAGATTCTGACCAAGATTCTGAAAGTGACTGACTGGAGCAGATCGCCTACAATATAATGGAAATGTCTCATTTCCACCTTTTACACATGTTCTGAGAAAGACCCAGATGGGGCCTAAGAAGCTGAGAACACTACTTCATAAAGGAGATAGCTATTACCCCTGTGATTCATAATGGGAGGTCTGGATTATCAGTTATGGCTTCTTTGGTGAttctgttcttctctcttttcagatCTTATAGCTGTGGGATGTGAGTTCAACCGGGTACATTATCATAACGGCCAAGTCTTTCAACCCAATCCCCTGTTCAGCTGTCTCTGTGTGAGTGGGGCCATTGGATGCACACCTCTGTTCATACCAAAGCCGGCTGACGGTCACTGCTCTGGGGCTAAAGGTAGAAAGAAGTCTGATCAATCAAACTGTGGCCTGGGACCGTTCCAACAACAGCTTTCAACAAGCTACAAAACAATGCCAGGTGCTTAAAGGCATAGTTAGTTCTCATGTATGGCTTCCTGTgatctttcatgtttcttttatgTACCACAGGTACTCAGTAAGTACTTATGGCTTAGTGGTCAGTCTGAGAGTTAGGTTGGGTGTGCTATCTTACTCAGTCTCTGCCTCAGATAGGTAGTTTTCTAAGTATCCCTAAAGGAAACTTTATAACGTTTTAGATTTTTTCCAGTAAaatattccagtttttaaaagctcTGCTCGGGTCAGAAAAACTCTTCTATGCCCCTGGCTCATTCCACTCAACCTCTTCTAAGGAAAACTGACCAAATATTGTTCACATGCACCCTGAGAGAAACTTTTACTTGTAGTGTTATATTATGGGCAGGACGTGTGACCCATCCAGTTCCAAAAATTTTCAAAGGCAACTCCTGTGTATgacaaaagcagaaatggaagcctgcttattaaaaacatttgagaataTGTTTTGAATTTGTAAATATTGTTTCTAAACATAGGAAACTGCTGACATACGATTATTCTTTCATTCGGTCTGAAAATGCAGCTCTACAGTTACCaacctctctctaaataaacacacatacaggTATTTTAAAGTAGGGTCCCCAGCTATATATGTAGTCAGAACCTGTAATGAGACTCTTTCTCACTCATCGTGAGCACTTGGCCATTTACAGTTAGTGTCCGTATATTCATAAATACTATATACTGGTCTGCTTTAAGTTAACATCTTGTTTAAATGCCAGGGCATTTTGGGGACAGGAGTTTCAAAAACACCCACAAATGAAGCACAGATGAGGAAGGACTCAAAAGGGTCAGTATTCATGCCTGGTTGTTATTCATAGCTCTGTGTTTTTACCCAGAAATCAAGAATGCCTTTTTATTGAAATTTGGAGCTTAGTAAATGAAAGGTGCCATGGAAATACAGGAGGAATATTTATATATGCTAAAAACTTCTAAGTTCAGTTACATTATGTGGATATTTAACAAAAGCAACTATAATCAAGCAAtgaattttagatatttaaaaaactaactcTATGAAAGGAACATTCTCAGAGACTTCCATCATGccaattaatttgaaaatagttGAACAGGTTGTAGTGAATTTGCATTTACCACACTTGGTTATTTAGCTAACAGCACGACGCCACTAATGCTCTAAAACCTCTAAAATTATAAGCCAAGCTGTTCTTTTTTGCAAAATGTCCGGGAACAGCTGATTTTCTGAACTGGATCTGAGGGGCTCCGTCTAAGTTCTTGGGCCTCACGCATGAACCTCGCCGGTGAGAAAATGCCCTAGGGCAGCAAGTTTCCACTAGAGCATCCTTTTGGATCAAGTTCAGTCGGTCTCATTTGCGGAAGGAGAGTAGTTGCAGAGGATCATGGGAACCTGGCTGGAGGGGGTCTTACATGGTCTCAGTGGCTCGTGCTTTGCTACAAAATGTGAGAAATTCTGTCACTGTGCTCTCTGGTAATTGAGACCACAGGTCTAGATATGTTAGTGTATGTTCAGCCTAACGTCTCTCCTCTGCTTACCTGTGAAACTGTGGTTAGGGGCCCGAAGAGCAGTTTGGGTTTTAAAAGCAAACAGTGACCAATATACACGTTAAGGTGTATTTGGGCATACTTTACTCCAGATGGCCTACGGTTGGATTCTAGCTTTTGCTCGCTCACGATGAAGCATATGCAGTGACATAATGCCCCCATGCTTTTCTCACTGCTCACCAAATACTAAACTCTTACTTTAAAAGCTCTTCTAGACTTCTTGCTTCTTAATGTTAACTTCCTGAACTGCAGCTCTTGGCTTAACTTTTTAAGGGGGTTATTGGTAATGTGATAATCTAACCTACCTTTATTTATTGCAGATGCGTGCCAGGCTTTTAATCTGCTTCCTGCGTTGAGGTCTTTAAACTGTTGTCTACCTTCCAGGTATCTTCATgtttctgcttcctctccctcagTTCCTTGTGCAGTTGCAACATCCTACCGTAAATAACACTGAAAGCAGTAAAGTATCATTTATTCGAAGACGGCACACACTTCAAAGTGACTGATATTTCCTATCAAGAAGGTAGTTGCGGGGAGGGGGGCATCTTTTCAGagttttacatttccattttgaaGTAATATAGCCAGAATTTTGCTATATTCAACTGCAGACTCAAATCACAACCTTATTCCAAGTATCCGTTTTAGGATGCATATTAACCTTAAGGAAATGCTTTGAGACAACTAAAATGTAGTGTTTAAAATGAACCAATGGCCTGACTCATTCATGAGCAGAACAAGAGGCTCCCAGTGGACTTATAAGATGGAGGAATTATTATGCACTCATTATATTCTCATTATtcacccccccttcccctcccttctgctAAGCATCAATCAGTGGAGGGGCTCCATCTGTCCAGCAAATTAACCCACCCGCCCATAGATCTATCTTTTCCTTTGCCATTTCTTTCTATAAGTGATTTGAAATGGCTGGCCGATGGAAAGAATACCATGGGCCTGATACCATAGGGAATGTAGCAATTAAGCTGAATGAACAGAATAGATTACACACTCACTATGACTTAGTATATGGTTATTTTGATTAGTTCAATGTAATGTAGAGAATTTTCTAAAAGACCAGATTAAAACAAGTAGAGGAAAAATAACTGGCCTTAATAGTTTATTCTCAAACATAacttttgtattttagattttagCATGCCATGAAAGTTAACATTAAGACATCATTCTGACTAATACCTTGAATTTCTTAATCCTACTAAtgtctatttcatttttgaaaataatatctaGCAAGAGGCAAGTAGTTTAGTACCAAGAGAATGAGCTAGTAAGCAGAAGCAAATGGATACATTTACTcagattttcaaagataaattatctttattcttCCTAAGAAACTGTACTGTAACATTTGGCTAAAAGGtaatttggggacacctgggtggctcagtcaggtgggcatccaacttcagctcaggtcatgatctcacagtttgtgagttcaagccccgcatcaggctctgtgctaacagctcagaacctggagcctgcttcggattctgtgtctccctctctctctgaccctcccggctcacattctctttctctatcgaaaataaataaacattaaaaaaaaaaaaaagtaatttgaaagtaggagagagagagcatgatgaATTAGACtgcaagtttattttattctgagtTACACtgcataaaagaaaaagttctgaTCTATTTACTAttagcttaaaaataattattaaaagttGTCTATCTGTGTGAGTACATAATGATGTATACACATGtacttttccccctttattttagCTTATAGGAATCTCCCacttatttggaaaagaaaatgtcttgtgCAAGCAACAAAGTGGACCCCTTGCTCCAGAACCTGTGGGATGGGAATATCTGATAGGGTGACCAATGAAAATAGCAACtgtgaaatgagaaaagagaaaagactgtgTTATATTCAACCCTGTGACAGTAACATATCAAAGAGAATAAAGGTAAAATTTAATCAGATTTAGTTTCATTGTAATTCAATATTAAGAGACTCCTGAAAAGTACGTGTTTTAGAGGGATAGACAGTATGCGattcttgtaaaaataaaatcacctcatGGTAACTCTTAAAGTCAAACTATTTGGGAGGAAAGCAAGTATTAATCTAATTGCATTTCATGGGGGGAAATCTTACCAAGCAGGGAGGTACTGTTAGCCTGCTGATTCTAGATACTCTAGTGGCTTAACAGTGTGGGTCTTGATCAGCCTGATTTGTTGTGGTACACCCACTAtgcatgcttttaaaaagcaaatcctTTTCAgagtctaaattttaaaaaatatgttaattttatgcAGTGGAATCAAAGCAGTGGGTAAAAGATTTTGGTTGCTGTACCATAATTATAAGAACTGACATTATGAACATCAGAGTGCTGATCTTGGCTATAGATCACCAACTTGGAGGGAGAAACCACCATTTCCAAAATGCTCTGTGCTTATTAGATAGTAAACTTGCCAAAGGACTATGATAAAATAATTACCCCGGAATTGTTTGGTATAACTAGAGCTGGTCCTACTTCTAGAACAAGGCAAGATGACTGTCTCAAGAGTAAGTTTTGGAAATGCTACAAAACCTTTCTCATCCCCAAGTTATTCCCTACCATATTAAGAAGTTGACAACTCAGTTTTAAAGGGATTAAGGTATTTATTCATCCACTCAAAACTGAGTTTTTTAGGGAATTTGCTAAGCCTTAGGTAAATAAACATCTAATAAGACGTGGCCCTTGATATTAAATAAGACACATTTTCATTGTGGAAATTGTGGAAATGAAGGGTGGAGAGCAACAAAAACAGGGAGTGGGTCCTATGATGGAACAAGAACAGGGAGGACAGacctctggggggggggtggtggggggtggaatTCAAAGGTAGAAAAGAGAGTGCTGATTCACTAAGAAATATTAATGCCCTGGAAATAATTATACCTGTGTGTTTGTGCTATAAAAGTGTTCTGTATACAGTTTCACTTTTCTAATGACTTCTTAATGTTATGTACCTTTTCAGATCCCTAAAGGAAAAACGTGCCAACCCACTTTCCAACTTCTCAAAGCTGAAAAATTCATCTTTTCTGGATGCTCAAGCACTCAGAGTTACAAACCCACTTTCTGTGGAGTATGCTTGGATAAGAGATGCTGTGTCCCTAACAAGTCTAAAATGATTACCATTCAATTTGATTGCCCAAATGAAGGGTCATTTAAATGGAAGATGCTGTGGATTACATCTTGTGTATGTCAAAGAAACTGCAGAGATCCAGGAGATATATTTTCGGAGCTCAAGATCCTATAAAACCAACTTTATATGGGAAAAGTTAAGTTTAGGTAATCATGTCATTACATCATAAAATTAGAATGGTTTTAAAGGGTGGCAAATCTACCTTATTGATTTAAAACAGTAAGAATGCCTACTTATTCTCAAATGACTGTATTTAAGGCAAtagaagcttttaaaaaggtttgttaaaaaaatatatgtaaaacttaaaaacctTAAAAGTGAACTCTTACTTTAAAATGTAGAATTATGAAATACgcagaaaggggcgcctgggtggcgcagtcggttaagcgtccgacttcagccaggtcacgatctcgcagtccgtgagttcgagccccgcgtcaggctctgggctgatggctgggagcctggagcctgtttcggattctgtgtctccctctctctctgcccctcccccattcatgctctgtctctctctgtcccaaaaataaattaaaaaataaataaataaaataaaatgtataattatgaAATACGCAGATACTTGGTTCCATCTACATATTCCATACATAATGGAAAATTATACAATTtacaagaaaacatttcattctataaaataatCTGGAATACTTTGTTGAAGATGTGTAAAAAgtttaaaactcttaaaactagCCTTTAAAACTTTGTGTACTTTGACAATGTAGCCTAGGATCCCATCAGATGATAATCATTACATGGTGAGCAAGATTCTAGGTTAATTCTTAAAAAGGAATAAGATTAAACTCTAAATATATTTACAGCTTCCATTGCCCTATCCTGAATATGAGTTTATTAAGGTTTCTTTTGGAAGGAGAAAGTAGAACTTCGTTGGCCATTGTTGACAACTGTAATCTAAAAGTTTATATaccaaataatgtaaaaaattaaatttccaagataaagaccaaaagcagtATCCTtactttgaaaaggaaagaaacttaaGAATATAACACTAAAGAAAAGCACACAATGGATTATTCTGGCTTGAAAATAAATTGTCCCTAAAAATTACTTCCTTAAATGACAAATCTATCTATGGACTTAAAATATAagttattttggggcgcctgggtggcgcagttggttaagcgtccgacttcagccaggtcacgatctcgcggtccgtgagttcgagccccgcgtcaggctctgggctgatggctcggagcctggagcctgtttccgattctgtgtctccctctctctctgcccctcccccgttcatgctctgtctctctctgtcccaaaataaataaaaaacgttgaaaatataagttattttatttaaagataaattaatgttaaaaccTAGAGCTGGAGATTATAGTAACGAGAGCACTTTCACTAGACTATTACAGCCATTTGCTGCAAAGTTCGGAAGAAGGTATCAGGCTAAGTAACATTCTGTTTGCTTATATAAATGGTGACAAGCAAAACCAATaatactgtttaaaaatatggacatttattattataaaatcaaCTGGTTTACTAAAAAGcattatatttaaagataatttaatacaaatagatgttaaaataaatgtaaaaattcttttcagtGCAAACAAGTGGTTAcccaaacaagaaacaaaacctcCCTAATGGCTGTAATAAAACCTATCCCTGAAAAGTTAGTGGGTATTACACAGAAATTTATATTGTGTTCTTCTATTACTCCTCGTACTCACTTTTAAAGAATCAGGAgaattcaaccaagtaaattataaatttatttaacagCTCTAGTTATACCAAATAATTCCAGGGCAAATTCCAgggctgaaaaaataaattataaataaatatatgaaaatctgtGTAAGATTTTTATTGAAGACATGATTACCATTGTATGAATGCCTGAATATGAAActctaaataaagtaaaatgttgaACTCTGTTTTCTCAATTTCAGAAAAGGGGAACTTTCTGAAGATAAATGTTTGAAGTTAAAGGTACAAGGACTTTCAGTAATGTCACACACTGGTATCGCCCATGAATTGTGATAAAAGGAAAACCActctttttttaaggcaaaaatgcTTTCTAATATGAAAAGTGCAAACTAGACTTTCTGAATCACAAAagttctgaaaacagaaagataaagtGACCAAAAAATGTGAAATTCAGAATAGTAAAAGTACTTTTGGGGTTCTGTTTTACACAGCTACGCTTAGTCTAGGTAAATCTTCCACAGGCGTGCTTCGCGTGGCGTCCAGTTGGTTATATTCCTCTATGAGCGCGGATAAAGATGACACGGCTTCCATGAAACAGCTTTCCTCCATCCCTTCAATTTGTAGATAGTGATGAAGATGAGCCTACAAACAAAGGATAATGTTGACCATTTTCAGGAAACTTGATACAGATGTAACTATCCTaagacatattcttttttttttttatgtttatttttgagagagagagagacagagagatagcatgggcagggaggggcagagagagagggagacacagaatccaaagcagactccaggctctgcgctgtcagcactgagcccaatgtggggctcaaacccatgaactgtgagatcatgacctgagccaaagtcagacacttaactgactgggccacccaggtgccccgaaacacagatatactttattaaaataatagttcACTCAATTTTACGAGAGAAATGAGAACTCAAATCCTATAAGCTCAGGAGATTTCTCATTTAGGTAGTCTGAGTACAACGAATACAGTAGTCAGGAGTGCCCCTGATTTGTAACAGTATAACTCACAAGAATACATCTTAAATAGcccaaataaaaacacatagttACAAAAGTGTACTGATAATTACCTTTTTCTTGTAGAGCCTCATGAATCGCTCTCTGAGTTCCATGAAGGTAGGCTTCACGCATGTGTTATTGGCTAGAGCTAATAATGAATGGGAATGCCCCACGGGAGGTACTGAACACAGGCTGGTTTTCCAGCCTTCTTGATTCCAGGAGATAAACCGTAGAGAAGGTTTTAATCTGAGATACAAAAACTCAAAGGTGAGAATGAAGGTAATGAAAACATCTGCCATATATGGCAATGGACATTACTAATGGTAATTACCATTCTAATTGCTTAATATATAACGTAAAGTTATCTACTTTTTACTATTAACAGTATCATGGTACAGTCTGACAGTGAACTAAGGGACATTTAGTTAGGAGGACAtaaaatctggggaagaaaaagaaatgaaaatattgtaattttctttactttgtaaTTCAATCGAGTAGTTTTCCTAAAAAACAGATGGTCAAAAAATAGTACAACATAAACTTAGAAGCAGcgaagtggtggtggtggtaataaaacaacaatagttaaattttctgaacattttcagaaaataagacatcttagagcacctgggtggctcaggcagttaagcgtccaactttggctgaggtcatgatcacgcaatttgtgagttggagccccgcattgggctctgctgacagctcagagcctggagcctactttgcattctgtgtctagccctctctctgcccctcccctgcttgcgtgtgcgcacgcgcgctctcaaaaataaacaaacattcaaaaaaattgaaaaaaaaaaagaaaataaaacatctccTGTATCATTCACTATTCACAAATAACAATTTTGT
The sequence above is a segment of the Prionailurus bengalensis isolate Pbe53 chromosome B2, Fcat_Pben_1.1_paternal_pri, whole genome shotgun sequence genome. Coding sequences within it:
- the CCN6 gene encoding cellular communication network factor 6, giving the protein MKFCCRAQGGGPSDTPPEGRPGEASEVHQRKQFCHWPCQCPRQKPSCPPGVSLLRDGCGCCKVCARQAGDMCNEADLCDPHKGLYCDYSADGPRYETGVCAHLIAVGCEFNRVHYHNGQVFQPNPLFSCLCVSGAIGCTPLFIPKPADGHCSGAKGRKKSDQSNCGLGPFQQQLSTSYKTMPAYRNLPLIWKRKCLVQATKWTPCSRTCGMGISDRVTNENSNCEMRKEKRLCYIQPCDSNISKRIKIPKGKTCQPTFQLLKAEKFIFSGCSSTQSYKPTFCGVCLDKRCCVPNKSKMITIQFDCPNEGSFKWKMLWITSCVCQRNCRDPGDIFSELKIL